Proteins found in one Oryza glaberrima chromosome 4, OglaRS2, whole genome shotgun sequence genomic segment:
- the LOC127771294 gene encoding uncharacterized protein LOC127771294 — protein sequence MEVEQAAEVGEVTAPKLPDKAVDKAQVHDDDKENLVNGNSNLQVKEAHNDEDDGTGSDGFELIDVKENFDSAKVVEEEKASPIEQGKTAALEEQALTRESAMLNQETKQLEELTRRIEELELEKEKLVKGVTEAENKQNLHYTSLQEAQRSLADKDKELADATQSLKELGSELESSKERIQEIEAELAASADKLHKLEELKDERSLHAAQEAKRASELDKTLETAQLNMKEMEAQISSLQEEIKGHQDKAIDHQQVEESLRSTLSELKMVQEALELSKSQVDDLEQKLASQDANISHLTEELSLHRSSEESLKEKTLKLENELSSAHEELQAKILNLQEMEIKLEEQAKEKQAWEATLEKQQEQILNLQTELDESKGGNETLRGTIADLNSKLAERDSLLRQAEDEHAKAQLLLSEALSHKDELEVNLKSINEQHGESRAAAENASQKILELEALLQTLHTTEEALKLQLEEAEARVEVAEKKGSDLEQLLGESENKLVASSGELKLLEERVQQEAASSAEKEKLLEEATNSVEAYKEKINELQASLDSTTSKNQLLEQEVKDLSDKFTEHQEQAHSVHERSLELESLLHTSKSDAEVAHTRTQDLENELNTANEKFKEVEADLEQYRSKVSQLSDELEAYQTKAASLEAVMESASEKEKELVESLGQITEEKKKLELLVLEYEEKTEEYLKEKQSLEERLQSQESKVLALEESLVKMGEEKESHEGTIADLNLQLSNKNDMYMQLESQLSQAGDDHSKTRSLLSEAQLHKEELELNLKSLNDLHVESKTAAESALQRIAELETQVQELSAAEQSLKSHLTEFESKLASAEKKSMDLEQELKDATEECNSSRLRVDELSGELEEYKEKRTSLEASLLEAKQKEAELSEKLDQVNEEKEKFEELSKKATIKHLEAENQVQALQGELESARHKLEEVESDLEALGIRETSVLDKLKSAEEQLEHKGKALEHATSKKIDLEALYQSLLEDTEMKLQQAGENLTQKETECQELSEKLKAAEEQAASYQAKATAAAEEVESVKVELEAFETEISTLETTIEELKTKASNAESRAEQALVESAMMSETNQALKEDLDAKLAMLRELQEQFDSTHAEKEEVFTKLSAHEKTIEHLTEVHSRGLELHATAESKNAELEAQMHEALETIGKKDSEVKDLNERLAALESEIESLTHVNEAMKQEINAKLVKVDELQEKLSSISSEKEEVAEKVVVHEKTIEHLREEHSRGLELQSAAESRSAEIENELREVLETVAQKEAEVTDLKEKLVSLETENEKLVGINESLKGELDTKVAMFDELQEQFSSTHAEKEEAAEKLAVHERTISHLTEVHTRSLELHSAAESKNEEIESKLHEALEMAAQKEAEVKDLSKKLDALEIELGYYEEQATEAAAAEETHKIKFDEAVHKIKSLEEQLAVTENKVELFHTEKENLVIANSKLNEELELHQNKLNELQVALAAAVAEKEGSSEEIHSLRKTLDGMIQRKEELESQVSSTVEEHEELKSKYNITLEEKQLLNEKYESAKKELGEAIAKLEEQMNVDKSEKELHISKLERQITLSELKYMEEIQTMQVETTEKDEALTTKMQEHANLVHEKDALEQQLLEVRKELNDAYHTIANQEEQVSVREIKWDAYKKFSEDQLEAEQQHVAELEVQVSSLKQQLQEAEIHYKHKEEQVSLREVQWEADQEHSVSELKAQRQYAAELEKQIGALTQQLQLVEKQYEQKVTEEREKLALVNTEVSKLTQKLSKSAEMEKKIEHLEQKLQAKDSVESTSRDFSLDSSTLPSKQRDRSLAPETTPPNPTQQQELREPSGIMAFKFILGVALLSVLIGVFLGKRY from the exons ATGGAAGTTGAACAGGCTGCAGAAGTAGGAGAGGTGACTGCTCCTAAGTTGCCTGATAAGGCAGTCGACAAGGCTCAG GTACATGATGATGACAAGGAAAATCTAGTGAATGGTAATTCAAATCTGCAAGTGAAGGAAGCACACAACGATGAGGATGATGGCACAGGATCAGACGGTTTTGAGCTGATAGATGTGAAGGAGAATTTTGATTCTGCAAAAGTGGTGGAAGAAGAAAAGGCTAGTCCCATAGAGCAAGGAAAAACTGCAGCGCTTGAAGAACAAGCGCTCACGAGAGAATCTGCCATGCTAaaccaagaaacaaaacaaCTGGAAGAACTAACGAGGCGTATTGAAGAGCTTGAATTGGAAAAGGAGAAATTGGTAAAGGGCGTGACAGAAGCAGAAAACAAGCAGAACCTGCATTACACTTCTCTACAAGAAGCACAGAGATCTTTAGCTGATAAAGATAAGGAGCTGGCTGATGCAACTCAGTCACTGAAGGAGCTGGGTTCTGAGCTTGAGAGCTCAAAGGAGAGGATTCAAGAAATTGAAGCTGAATTAGCTGCGTCCGCTGACAAGCTCCACAAACTTGAAGAGCTCAAGGATGAAAGAAGCTTGCATGCTGCGCAGGAGGCGAAGAGGGCCTCAGAACTTGACAAGACGCTTGAAACGGCACAGTTGAACATGAAAGAGATGGAAGCTCAGATCAGTTCTCTTCAAGAAGAGATAAAGGGGCATCAAGATAAGGCCATTGATCATCAGCAAGTGGAAGAATCACTGAGAAGCACGCTCTCAGAACTCAAGATGGTACAAGAGGCACTGGAGTTGTCAAAATCACAAGTGGACGATTTGGAGCAGAAGCTTGCCTCTCAGGATGCTAACATCAGTCATCTCACTGAAGAGTTGAGTCTCCATCGTTCATCTGAAGAATCGCTGAAGGAAAAAACTCTTAAATTAGAGAATGAACTTTCTTCTGCGCATGAAGAGCTGCAAGCAAAGATCCTGAATTTGCAGGAAATGGAGATCAAGCTCGAAGAGCAGGCAAAGGAAAAACAGGCTTGGGAAGCTACATTGGAGAAGCAACAGGAGCAGATACTCAACCTGCAGACTGAGCTCGATGAATCAAAGGGCGGAAATGAAACTCTCCGAGGGACTATAGCTGATCTTAACTCAAAACTTGCAGAGAGAGACTCTCTTCTGCGTCAAGCTGAAGATGAGCATGCTAAAGCACAGCTGCTCCTCTCAGAAGCCCTGTCACATAAAGATGAACTGGAGGTAAATCTGAAATCTATCAATGAGCAGCATGGTGAGTCCAGAGCTGCTGCAGAAAATGCAAGCCAGAAGATTCTAGAGCTTGAAGCACTACTCCAGACACTTCATACTACTGAAGAGGCTTTGAAGTTACAACTAGAAGAGGCTGAGGCAAGGGTGGAAGTTGCTGAGAAGAAAGGTTCAGATCTTGAGCAACTGCTCGGTGAATCTGAGAACAAATTAGTCGCTTCCAGTGGAGAACTAAAGTTGTTGGAAGAGCGTGTTCAACAAGAGGCAGCTTCATCAGCAGAAAAGGAGAAGCTGCTTGAAGAAGCAACGAACAGTGTGGAGGCGTACAAAGAAAAGATCAATGAGTTGCAAGCATCTCTGGATTCCACGACGTCTAAAAATCAGCTGCTTGAACAAGAAGTCAAGGACCTGTCTGACAAGTTTACAGAGCATCAAGAACAAGCTCATTCGGTTCACGAAAGAAGTCTTGAACTGGAGAGCCTGCTTCATACATCGAAGTCTGATGCTGAAGTTGCACACACCCGGACACAGGATCTTGAAAATGAGCTGAACACTGCAAATGAAAAGTTCAAGGAGGTTGAAGCAGACCTAGAACAGTACAGGAGCAAGGTTTCTCAGCTTTCCGATGAACTAGAAGCATACCAGACAAAAGCAGCTAGTCTTGAAGCTGTGATGGAATCTGCAAGCGAAAAGGAGAAAGAGCTTGTGGAATCTCTGGGTCAAATTactgaagaaaagaagaaacttGAACTACTAGTATTGGAGTATGAAGAGAAGACCGAAGAATACTTAAAGGAAAAACAATCTTTGGAAGAGAGGTTGCAGAGCCAAGAATCCAAGGTGCTGGCTTTAGAGGAATCATTGGTGAAAatgggagaagaaaaagaaagtcaTGAGGGCACCATTGCTGATCTTAATCTACAATTATCCAATAAGAATGACATGTACATGCAATTGGAGTCCCAGTTAAGTCAGGCCGGGGATGATCATAGCAAAACAAGATCACTTCTATCTGAAGCACAATTGCACAAAGAGGAACTGGAGTTAAACTTGAAATCTCTTAATGATCTGCACGTCGAATCCAAAACAGCTGCGGAGTCTGCATTACAGAGAATTGCAGAGCTTGAAACTCAGGTTCAGGAATTAAGTGCTGCTGAACAAAGTTTGAAGTCACACCTTACTGAGTTTGAGTCAAAGTTGGCATCTGCTGAGAAGAAGAGCATGGATCTTGAGCAAGAGCTTAAAGATGCTACAGAGGAATGCAACAGTTCCCGTTTGAGAGTCGATGAGCTTTCTGGGGAGCTTGAAGAGTACAAAGAGAAAAGAACTAGCCTCGAGGCTTCATTACTCGAAGCAAAACAAAAGGAGGCTGAGTTGTCAGAGAAGTTGGATCAAGTTaatgaagaaaaggagaaatttgAAGAGCTGTCCAAGAAAGCTACCATAAAACATTTGGAAGCAGAGAACCAGGTCCAAGCCTTGCAAGGCGAACTAGAATCGGCCCGCCATAAACTGGAAGAGGTGGAGTCTGATCTTGAGGCCCTTGGTATTAGAGAAACCTCAGTACTTGACAAGCTTAAATCTGCCGAGGAGCAGCTTGAGCACAAAGGAAAGGCACTAGAACATGCCACTTCCAAGAAAATTGATCTGGAAGCGCTGTACCAGTCCTTACTTGAAGACACAGAGATGAAGCTTCAGCAAGCAGGGGAGAACTTGACCCAGAAGGAGACAGAATGCCAGGAGTTGTCTGAAAAATTGAAGGCAGCTGAGGAACAAGCAGCATCTTATCAAGCAAAAGCAACTGCAGCCGCAGAAGAGGTGGAATCCGTGAAGGTGGAGCTTGAAGCCTTTGAGACGGAGATATCTACTCTTGAGACCACCATTGAAGAACTTAAGACCAAGGCCTCCAATGCCGAGTCAAGGGCCGAACAGGCTTTGGTTGAGAGTGCAATGATGAGTGAGACAAACCAGGCCCTAAAAGAGGACCTTGATGCTAAGCTGGCCATGCTTCGTGAACTACAGGAACAGTTTGATTCTACTCATGCTGAGAAAGAAGAAGTTTTCACGAAGCTATCTGCACATGAGAAAACGATAGAGCATTTGACTGAGGTGCACAGTAGAGGCTTAGAACTCCACGCTACAGCTGAATCAAAGAATGCAGAACTTGAAGCGCAAATGCATGAAGCTCTTGAGACAATAGGGAAGAAAGATTCAGAAGTAAAAGACTTGAATGAGAGGCTGGCTGCTCTTGAGTCCGAGATTGAAAGTTTGACGCATGTGAATGAAGCCATGAAACAGGAAATCAATGCTAAGCTGGTCAAGGTTGATGAGCTGCAGGAGAAATTGAGTTCCATAAGTTCTGAGAAAGAAGAAGTTGCAGAGAAAGTGGTTGTTCATGAGAAAACAATAGAACATTTGAGAGAAGAGCACTCAAGGGGCTTGGAGCTCCAGTCTGCTGCTGAATCGAGATCTGCAGAAATTGAGAATGAACTGCGTGAAGTTCTTGAAACAGTAGCTCAGAAAGAAGCTGAAGTTACAGACTTGAAGGAAAAGCTAGTTTCACTTGAAACTGAGAATGAAAAACTGGTTGGTATAAATGAGTCCCTGAAAGGGGAACTGGATACTAAGGTGGCAATGTTCGATGAGTTACAGGAACAGTTCAGCTCAACTCATGCTGAAAAGGAAGAAGCTGCAGAGAAGCTAGCTGTTCATGAGAGAACAATTTCGCACCTGACAGAAGTGCACACGAGAAGCTTGGAACTCCACTCTGCAGCTGAGTCAAAGAACGAAGAAATTGAAAGTAAGCTCCATGAGGCCCTTGAGATGGCAGCACAGAAAGAAGCTGAAGTTAAAGACCTAAGCAAGAAGCTGGATGCTCTTGAAATAGAGTTGGGATATTATGAGGAGCAGGCAactgaagctgctgctgctgaagaaACGCATAAGATTAAGTTTGATGAAGCTGTGCACAAAATAAAAAGCCTAGAAGAACAACTTGCAGTAACAGAAAACAAGGTTGAGCTTTTCCATACCGAGAAAGAAAATTTGGTTATTGCAAATAGCAAATTGAATGAGGAGCTGGAGTTACATCAGAACAAGCTGAATGAATTGCAAGTAGCCCTTGCTGCAGCAGTAGCAGAAAAGGAGGGTTCATCTGAAGAGATTCATTCATTGAGGAAAACACTAGATGGCATGATTCAACGGAAGGAAGAGCTGGAAAGCCAG GTATCTTCTACTGtcgaagagcatgaagaactgaagagcaagtacaatattaCGCTGGAGGAAAAGCAGTTGTTGAATGAGAAGTATGAATCTGCAAAGAAAGAGCTTGGGGAAGCAATAGCTAAATTAGAGGAGCAAATGAATGTTGACAAGTCAGAAAAAGAATTGCACATCTCAAAATTGGAGAGGCAGATCACATTGTCTGAACTAAAATACATGGAGGAG ATCCAAACCATGCAAGTGGAAACAACTGAAAAGGATGAGGCGCTTACAACCAAAATGCAAGAGCATGCAAACTTGGTCCATGAAAAAGATGCGTTGGAACAACAATTACTGGAAGTTAGGAAGGAACTAAATGATGCTTACCATACCATAGCAAATCAg GAAGAGCAAGTTTCAGTGAGGGAGATAAAGTGGGATGCATATAAGAAGTTCTCAGAGGATCAACTTGAAGCTGAGCAGCAGCATGTTGCAGAGCTGGAAGTACAAGTATCATCTCTTAAACAACAGCTGCAAGAAGCTGAGATCCATTACAAGCACAAG GAAGAACAGGTTTCTCTAAGGGAGGTTCAATGGGAAGCAGATCAAGAACATTCAGTGAGTGAGCTAAAAGCTCAGCGTCAGTATGCTGCAGAATTAGAGAAACAAATTGGAGCTCTTACACAGCAGTTACAATTGGTTGAAAAACAGTATGAGCAAAAG GTTACAGAAGAGAGGGAGAAACTTGCTCTCGTTAACACGGAAGTCAGCAAGTTGACACAGAAGCTTAGCAAGAGTGCTGAAATGGAGAAGAAGATAGAACACCTTGAGCAGAAATTGCAG GCAAAAGATTCTGTGGAATCGACATCCCGCGACTTCAGCCTTGACTCATCAACGCTGCCAAGCAAACAACGCGACAGATCGCTGGCTCCTGAAACGACACCTCCAAACCCAACACAACAGCAAGAACTGCGAGAGCCTTCTGGTATCATGGCCTTTAAGTTCATCCTGGGAGTCGCGCTGCTGTCCGTGCTCATCGGTGTATTTCTTGGGAAGAGATACTAG
- the LOC127770636 gene encoding probable gamma-aminobutyrate transaminase 2, mitochondrial, which translates to MVVARSLLLRSNGSTGQAMNLIKHAAFAASFQGETDCTSHASARKFSTSGSSPLLDSTEGNGFKGHSMLAPFTAGWHSTDLEPLIIERSEGSYVYDSKGNKYLDTLAGLWCTALGGSEPRLVKAATDQLNKLPFYHSFWNSTAKPPLDLAEELISMFTAKEMGKVLFTNSGSEANDSQVKLVWYYNNALGRPNKKKIIAQSQAYHGSTLISASLSGLPAMHLKFDLPAPFVLHTDCPHYWRFGLPGEAEEEFATRLADNLENLILKEGPETVAAFIAEPVIGAGGVIPPPKTYFEKIQAVLQKYDVLFIADEVITGFGRLGTMFGSDLYNIKPDLVSLAKALSSAYVPIGATLVSPEISDVVHSQSNKIGFFAHGFTYSGHPVSCAVALEALKIYRERNIPAHVKQISPRFQEGIKAFAGSSIIGETRGVGLLLATEFANNKSPNDPFPVEWGVAQIFGAECKKRGMLVKVVGDEIAMSPPLIMSQREVDGLVSIYGEALKATEERVAELRSKKK; encoded by the exons ATGGTGGTTGCTCGTAGCCTGCTACTACGATCAAATGGCTCCACTGGCCAg GCAATGAATTTGATAAAGCATGCAGCTTTTGCTGCAAGTTTTCAAGGGGAAACGGATTGTACCTCACATGCATCAGCTAGGAAGTTCAGCACCTCAGGATCTTCCCCTCTGCTAGACTCAACCGAAGGAAATGG GTTTAAGGGACACTCCATGCTGGCACCATTCACTGCCGGATGGCACTCCACAGACCTGGAGCCCTTGATTATTGAAAGATCAGAG GGTTCTTATGTCTATGATAGCAAGGGGAACAAGTACTTGGATACACTAGCAGGATTGTGGTGTACAGCCTTAG GTGGCAGTGAGCCTCGGTTAGTGAAAGCAGCAACCGACCAATTAAACAAGTTGCCGTTCTACCACTCCTTTTGGAACAGTACAGCCAAGCCACCATTG GATCTTGCTGAGGAACTTATCAGCATGTTCACTGCCAAGGAAATGGGAAAAGTGCTCTTTACAAACAGCGGTTCTGAAGCAAATGACTCTCAG GTCAAACTAGTATGGTACTATAACAATGCATTGGGGAGaccaaacaagaaaaagatCATTGCACAATCACAAGC ATATCACGGATCAACATTAATATCAGCTAGTCTGTCTGG CCTCCCTGCGATGCATCTGAAGTTTGATCTACCAGCACCTTTTGTTCTGCACACAGACTGCCCTCACTACTGGCGCTTCGGTCTTCCTG GTGAGGCAGAAGAAGAATTTGCAACCAGACTTGCCGATAATTTAGAGAATCTTATCCTCAAAGAAGGGCCAGAAACA GTTGCTGCTTTCATTGCTGAACCTGTAATTGGTGCTGGAGGTGTCATCCCTCCTCCAAAGACATATTTTGAGAAG ATTCAAGCAGTACTTCAGAAGTACGATGTCCTTTTCATAGCAGATGAG GTAATTACTGGATTTGGACGGCTGGGAACCATGTTTGGATCTGATCTGTACAACATCAAGCCAGATCTCGTCTCCTTAGCAAAG GCACTCTCATCTGCGTATGTCCCAATTGGAGCGACTCTTGTCAGCCCAGAAATATCAGATGTAGTTCATTCTCAGAGCAATAAGATTG GCTTTTTTGCTCATGGCTTTACATACTCTGGCCATCCAGTTTCTTGTGCTGTCGCCCTAGAAGCTCTGAAAATTTATCG GGAAAGGAACATCCCTGCTCATGTCAAGCAAATTTCTCCAAGGTTCCAGGAGGGAATCAAGGCCTTCGCGGGAAGTTCAATTATAGGAGAG ACACGTGGTGTAGGTTTGCTGCTCGCGACTGAATTTGCTAATAACAAATCACCAAATGATCCATTTCCTGTTGAGTGGG GAGTTGCGCAAATCTTTGGAGCAGAGTGTAAGAAGCGTGGTATGCTAGTTAAGGTTGTTGGAGATGAGATCGCCATGTCGCCACCACTAATAATGAGCCAAAGAGAAGTTGATGGA CTGGTGAGCATATACGGTGAAGCTTTGAAGGCCACCGAGGAAAGAGTGGCAGAGCTGAGGTCCAAGAAAAAATAG
- the LOC127770635 gene encoding gamma-aminobutyrate transaminase 1, mitochondrial, with amino-acid sequence MVIARGLLRSNASSSSSQAINLLKYVTSTGSLQGHTQNLCDASTRHFSSVPSPQSNSTEENGFKGHGMLAPFTAGWQSTDVHPLVIERSEGSYVYDIDGKKYLDSLAGLWCTALGGSEPRLVKAATEQLHKLPFYHSFWNRTTKPSLDLAKELLSMFTAREMGKVFFTNSGSEANDSQVKLVWYYNNALGRPDKKKFIARSKSYHGSTLISASLSGLPALHQKFDLPAPFVLHTDCPHYWRFHLPGETEEEFATRLANNLEELILKEGPETIAAFIAEPVMGAGGVIPPPKTYFEKVQVIVKKYDILFIADEVITAFGRLGTMFGSDMYNIKPDLVSMAKALSSAYVPIGAIMVSPEISDVIHSQSNKLGSFAHGFTYSGHPVACAVAIEALKIYQERNIPDHVKQISPRFQEGVKAFAGSPIVGEIRGVGLILGTEFADNKSPNDPFPAEWGVGAIFGAECQKRGMLVRVAGDNIMMSPPLIMTPDEVEELVSIYGDALKATEERVAELKSKKNN; translated from the exons ATGGTGATTGCGCGCGGCCTTCTCCGATCGAatgcctcttcttcctcctctcag GCAATCAACTTATTGAAGTATGTAACTAGCACTGGAAGTCTGCAAGGGCACACGCAAAATTTGTGTGATGCATCAACCAGACATTTCAGTTCAGTACCATCGCCCCAGTCCAACTCAACTGAAGAGAATGG GTTCAAGGGGCATGGCATGTTGGCACCATTCACAGCTGGTTGGCAGAGCACCGATGTTCATCCGTTAGTCATTGAAAGATCTGAG GGTTCGTATGTATATGATATCGACGGAAAGAAGTATCTAGATTCTCTTGCGGGACTATGGTGTACAGCTTTAG GTGGTAGTGAACCTCGATTAGTCAAAGCTGCAACTGAGCAATTACACAAGTTGCCCTTCTATCACTCCTTTTGGAACCGTACGACCAAACCATCTCTG GATCTTGCAAAGGAACTGCTTAGCATGTTCACTGCAAGGGAAATGGGAAAAGTGTTCTTCACAAATAGTGGTTCAGAAGCAAATGATTCTCAG GTAAAACTGGTCTGGTATTATAACAATGCACTGGGAAGGCCAGACAAGAAGAAATTTATTGCACGATCAAAATc ATACCATGGATCAACACTAATATCAGCTAGTCTATCCGG TCTTCCTGCACTGCATCAGAAGTTTGATCTGCCTGCACCTTTTGTTCTGCACACGGACTGCCCTCACTACTGGCGCTTCCATCTTCCTG GTGAAACAGAAGAAGAATTTGCAACTAGACTTGCCAATAATTTAGAGGAACTTATCCTCAAAGAAGGACCAGAAACA ATTGCTGCATTCATTGCAGAGCCTGTGATGGGTGCTGGTGGTGTCATACCTCCTCCAAAGACCTATTTTGAAAAG GTCCAAGTGATCGTTAAGAAGTATGACATCCTTTTCATAGCAGATGAG GTCATTACTGCATTTGGAAGGTTGGGAACCATGTTTGGAAGTGATATGTATAACATCAAGCCAGATCTAGTCTCCATGGCCAAG GCGCTTTCATCTGCCTATGTGCCCATTGGAGCAATTATGGTTAGCCCAGAAATATCAGATGTTATTCATTCTCAGAGCAATAAGCTCG GTTCATTTGCTCATGGATTTACATACTCTGGCCATCCAGTTGCATGTGCTGTCGCCATAGAAGCCCTGAAAATTTATCA GGAAAGGAACATTCCTGATCATGTGAAGCAAATTTCTCCAAGGTTCCAGGAGGGAGTCAAGGCCTTTGCAGGAAGTCCGATTGTTGGAGAG ATACGTGGTGTAGGGTTGATACTTGGAACTGAATTCGCAGACAACAAATCGCCAAATGATCCATTCCCTGCTGAATGGG GCGTCGGCGCGATCTTTGGAGCGGAGTGCCAGAAGCGCGGCATGCTGGTTAGAGTTGCTGGAGACAACATCATGATGTCACCACCATTGATAATGACCCCTGATGAAGTCGAGGAG CTGGTGAGCATCTATGGAGATGCACTCAAGGCCACCGAGGAGAGGGTGGCTGAGCTGAAATCCAAGAAGAACAATTAG